In Rissa tridactyla isolate bRisTri1 chromosome 8, bRisTri1.patW.cur.20221130, whole genome shotgun sequence, one genomic interval encodes:
- the TESK2 gene encoding dual specificity testis-specific protein kinase 2 isoform X2, with protein MGVCVHQGQLHALTEYINCGNLEQLLDSNQHLPWTVRVKLAYDIAMGISYLHYKGIFHRDLTSKNCLIKHDENGYSAIVGDFGLAEKIPDHSEKLPVVGSPFWMAPEVLRDEPYNEKADVFSYGIILCEIIARIQADPDYLPRTENFGLDYDAFQHMVGDCPPDFLQLAFNCCNMDPKLRPSFADIVKTLEEILNRLRNEDSDRERKFLNLDNSERKPKGSIEKGPGVKRLSSLDDKIPPKSPRPRRNIWLSRSQSDIFSRKPSRKINVQDPYYTPNKGLGRKVNPFSAREDLKGGKIKFFDMPSKSVISLVFDLHSPEAGVGLKASQSQFRQAYSTDWQEFSLLPGRRCRSLPLSPELPHKEYGLFGGLSSTVSRCDPIQLGAEVRQKLLSSSKYGVSEIPPFQAKPHRPEFLPAPGQEEDMDCSDGPVAQEENGFCPVENTHGDPACNQPLVLAQPEPLSYKKLSVENSVNSEGRGSSQVFVGCLPSEEMEVEDDLLKNTPLESTKPLFSVSPCTELEREAWLFREQDGDSPAPLSQTSSNISASGSTQSTCDI; from the exons ATGGGTGTCTGTGTGCATCAAGGACAGCTGCACGCACTTACTGAG TACATCAACTGTGGTAACCTGGAACAGCTATTAGACAGCAACCAGCATCTGCCCTGGACAGTGAGGGTGAAACTGGCATATGACATTGCTATGGGAATCAGTTATCTTCACTATAAAGGCATTTTCCACCGAGACCTTACATCTAAG aactGCTTAATAAAACACGATGAGAACGGATACTCAGCAATAGTGGGAGACTTTGGTTTAGCAGAGAAAATTCCTGATCACAG CGAGAAGTTACCAGTGGTGGGTTCACCCTTCTGGATGGCACCAGAAGTTCTCAGAGATGAACCTTACAATGAAAAG gcGGATGTGTTCTCCTATGGTATAATTCTGTGTGAGATTATAGCAAGAATACAGGCAGATCCAGACTATCTCCCTCGCACAGAG AATTTTGGATTAGATTATGATGCCTTCCAGCACATGGTGGGAGACTGTCCCCCTGACTTCCTCCAGCTGGCCTTCAACTGCTGTAAT atggatccaAAGTTGCGTCCTTCATTTGCTGATATTGTCAAAACACTGGAGGAGATTTTAAATCGCCTGAGAAATGAGGACTCggacagagagagaaagtttTTGAATCTTgacaacagtgaaagaaaacccAAAG GTTCAATTGAAAAAGGACCAGGAGTAAAACGTTTGAGTTCCCTGGATGATAAGATCCCACCCAAGTCACCCCGTCCTCGTCGGAATATCTGGTTGTCACGCAGCCAGTCGGATATCTTCTCCCGCAAGCCTTCCAGGAAGATAAATGTGCAGGACCCCTACTATACACCAAACAAAGGGTTAGGCCGGAAAGTTAATCCCTTCAGTGCCCGGGAGGACCTCAAGGGGGGGAAGATCAAATTCTTTGACATGCCAAGCAAGTCTGTAATCTCCCTTGTGTTTGACTTGCATTCCCCAGAGGCAGGTGTAGGCTTGAAAGCCAGCCAGTCCCAGTTCCGGCAGGCGTATAGCACAGACTGGCAAGaattttcccttcttcctgggaGACGATGCAGATCACTTCCACTCTCTCCTGAATTGCCGCACAAGGAATATGGCCTGTTTGGGGGACTGTCTTCAACTGTCAGCAGGTGTGACCCAATCCAGCTAGGTGCCGAAGTTCGGCAAAAACTCCTGAGTAGCAGTAAATATGGTGTGTCAGAGATTCCCCCCTTTCAAGCCAAGCCTCACAGGCCGGAATTTCTCCCTGCACCAGGACAAGAGGAGGATATGGACTGTTCAGATGGGCCAGTGGCCCAGGAGGAAAATGGGTTTTGCCCTGTTGAGAATACGCATGGAGATCCAGCCTGTAACCAACCATTAGTGCTGGCCCAGCCTGAGCCGCTATCTTACAAAAAGCTCTCAGTTGAGAATTCAGTGAACTCTGAGGGACGTGGCTCCTCACAAGTGTTTGTGGGTTGTCTCCCTTCTGAAGAGATGGAGGTGGAAGATGACCTACTGAAAAATACTCCTCTAGAATCTACAAAGCCTCTGTTCAGCGTTAGCCCTTGCACCGAGCTGGAGAGAGAGGCATGGCTCTtcagggagcaggatggggacagtCCTGCCCCGTTGTCTCAGACCTCCTCCAACATCTCAGCAAGTGGCAGCACTCAGTCAACCTGTGACATATGA